The following is a genomic window from Collimonas fungivorans Ter331.
CAACGGCGCTCAGGCGCTGGCCGAGAATACGGAACGGCTTGAGCCAGGGTTGTGACCAATCGATGAGGGCGGCGGGAGTAGGCATTTGCCGCGCATTTTACCTTGCGCGCAAGCGGTTCAGCCCACAGCCCGCTGCAAATTCTCCTGGCCGAGATCGGCGCAAACCCCGGCGCAAACCTCGGCGAACGCATCGGCGCAACGCACTACTTCGCCGATGACGATAATGCTGGGGCTGCCAAGGCCGCTATCATGCAAGGCCTGCGGCAGCCGGGCGAGACTGGTCAGCAGCTGCGCCTGCGCCGGCAAGGTCGCCGACTGGATCACCGCCACCGGCATGGCGCCGGCCATGCCTGCCTCCAGCAGGCTGCGCTGCAATTGCGCACAGCGGGCCACGCCCATGTATACCACCAGCGTCATATCGGCCGCCACCAGCGCTTTCCAGTTTGGCTGCGCGCCCTCGCTCTTGCCATGGCCGGTCACGAAAATCACGCCCTGGCTATGGTCACGGTGGGTAGCTGAAATGCCGATGCTGGCTGCGGCCGCCATGCCGCTGGTAATGCCCGGCACCACTTCGACCGTCACGCCGTGCCGGCGCAGATGCGCTCGCTCTTCGCCGCCGCGCCCGAACAGATAAGGATCGCCGCCTTTCAGGCGCACCACGCAATGCCCCGCCTGCGCTTCCAGCACCATCAGGCGCTCGATGAATTCCTGCGAGGCCGACTGGCAACCGCCGCGCTTGCCGACATGGATCACTCTGGCGCGGTCTTGCGCATGCATCAGCACCTCGGGATTGACCAGGTCGTCCACCAGCAGCACATCGGCTTGTCCGATGGCCTTGACTGCCTTCAGCGTCAGCAGATCGGGATCGCCAGGGCCGGCGCCGACCAGCATCACTTTGCCTTGCGCTTTCATGATGTGCTCCTGGCCGCCGTCACGCCGCTTGCGCTACCGGATGCGCCTGTTTGCGGTACAGGAATTCCAGCACCGACGTGCGGTACTCGGCATACAAAGGGTCCTGCGCCAGCGCCACCCGTTCGCGCGGCCGCGCCAGCCGCACCTGCACGATGTCGCCGATGGTCGCGGCCGGACCGTTGGTCATCATCACGATGCGGTCGGACAGCAGCACGGCTTCGTCGACATCGTGGGTCACCATCACCACCGTCGATCCGGTCTTGGCGACGATCTTCAGCAACTCATCCTGCAGGTGGGCGCGGGTCAAGGCGTCCAGCGCGCCGAACGGTTCATCCATCAGCAACACCTTGGGCTCCATCGCCAAAGCGCGGGCGATGCCGACCCGCTGTTTCATGCCGCCGGAAATTTCATGCGGACGTTTCTGCCCGGCCGCCGTCAGCCCGACCATCGCCAATGCGGCCTTGGCGCGCTCCTTCAAGGCGCTTTTGTTCTCGGTCGCGGCAAACACGCGCTCGACGCCGAGATAGATATTCTCGTGGCAGGTCAACCAGGGCAGCAGCGAATGGTTCTGGAACACCACCGCTCGTTCCGGCGACGGCCCGCCGATTTCACGGCCGGCGCAAATCAGTACGCCCTCGCTCGGCAGCAGCAAACCGGCGATCAGGTTCAGCAGGGTCGATTTGCCGCAGCCCGAATGGCCGATCAGGGTCACGAACTCGCCCTTGCGCACGGTCAGGTTGATATCGCGCAGGGCGTGAAACTGACCTTTGCTGGTGCTGAACACCATTTCAGCCTGGTGGATATCGATGAATTTGGCGTCGCGTTGTTCCATGTTGTCCTCGGCCTCGGTTAGTCAGTTAGTTCGCTACCTGTTCATAGGTAAACGCCTTGGCCAGCGCCACCAGCAATTGCTCCAGCAGCAGGCCGACCACGCCGATCACCACGATCGCGATTATGATGTGCGGCACGTTCAGATTGTTCCATTCATCCCAGACCCAGAAACCGATGCCGACGCCGCCGGTCAGCATTTCGGCGGCGACGATCACCAGCCAGGCGGTGCCGATCGCCAGCCGCACGCCGGTCAGCATGTACGGCAATACTGAAGGGAACAGGATCTTGGTGATGATTTTCCATTCCGACAGGTTGAGCACGCGCGCCACGTTCATGTAATCCTGCGGCACCCGCTGCACGCCGACGGCAGTGTTGATGATCATCGGCCAGATCGAGCAGATGAAGATCGACCAGATTGCCGCCGGGTTGGCCGACTTGAACACCAGCAGGCCGATCGGCAGCCAGGCCAGCGGCGATACCGGCTTCAGCAAGCTGATGATGGGACCGAACATGCTGGACAGGAATCTGAAGCGGCCGATCATGAAGCCCAGCGGAATCCCGACCAGCGCCGCCAGGCCGAAGCCGACGCCGACCCGTTGCAGCGAAGCCAGGATATTCCAGCCTATGCCCTGGTCGTTGGGGCTGGTGCGGTAGAACGGATCGGCAAACAGCTTGAGTGCTTCCTGCAAGGTCAGCAGCGGCGTCGGGAACTGGCTGTTGTTCATCGCGATGATCTGCCAGACCAGCACCAGGAACGCCAGGCCGAGCAGCGGCGCGATGATCTGCATCAGCCAGGACGGCATGCTGCTGCGGCGGTTGCCGGTTTTCGGCAATGGCAGGGGCGCAATGGTGACAGCGGGAGCTTCCGCCGGGTTGTTATCCATGGTCGCCGCCTGGCGATTTGCATTTGCCGCTGTGTCCATGATTGCGCTCATGATGGCTCCCCAATAAACCGCGGTTCTGAAGCATCTGGATTATCTATGCGTGGATCTTGAAGGATGCGGCATAAGCGGCTGGATTCTTGCCGTCCCATACCGTGCCATCCATCAGTTTCGAGGTCCGCAGCGCGTCTTTCGGTACCGGCGTGTTAGTCATCGCTGCGGCATCCTTGTAGAGGGCGATCTGGCTGACCGACTTGGCTACCGCCAGGTAGTCTGGATCGGTTTTCAGCAAACCCCAGCGCCGATGCTGCGTCATGAACCACATGCCGTCCGACAGGTAAGGGAAATTGACCAGGCCGTCGTTGTAGAACTTCATGTAGTTCGGATCGTCCCAGGTCTTGCCGAGGCCGTTCTGGTAGCGCCCCATGATGCGCTGGTCGATCACGTCCTTGCTGGTATTGACATACGATTTGTCAGCGATCGCCTCGGCCATCTTGTTCTTGTTGGCGAGCGACGCATCTATCCATTTGCCCGCTTCCAGCACGGCGGCGATCAGGGCACGGCAAGTGTTCGGATTCTTGGCGGCGAACTCGGCGGTGGTGCCCAGCACTTTTTCCGGATGGTCTTTCCAGATTTCCTGGGTGGTGATGGCGGTAATGCCGACGCCGTCGACAATCGCCCGGTGGCCCCAAGGCTCGCCGACGCAGAAACCATCCATGTTGCCGACCCGCATGTTGGCTACCATCTGCGGCGGCGGCACCGTGATCACCTTGGCGTCCTTGAGCGGATTGACGCCGTTGGCGGCCAGCCAGTAGTACAGCCACATGGCGTGGGTGCCGGTCGGGAAAGTCTGGGCGAAGGTGTATTCGCGCTTGTCGCTGGCCATCAGCTTGGCCAGCGAGGGGCCGTCGACAGCGCCCTTGTCGGCCAGCTTCTTCGACAGCGTGATGGCCTGGCCGTTATTGTTGAGCCCCATCAGGATCGCCATGTCTTTCTTCTGGCCGCCTATACCCATCTGCACGCCGTAGATCAGGCCCGACAGCACATGCGCGGCATCCAGCTCGCCGTTGGCCAGCTTGTCGCGCACGCCGGCCCATGAAGCTTCCTTGCTGAGCACGATCTTGATGCCGTATTTCTTGTCGAAACCGAGCAGCGACGCCATCACCACCGATGCGCAATCGGTCAGCGGAATGAAGCCGATCTTGATCTCGGTCTTTTCCGGCTTGTCCGAGCCCGCGGCCCAGGCTCCGGTTGCCGTGCTAGATAATCCCAACATGCTGGCTCCTGCCGCGAGGGTCGCGGTTTGTAATAGTTGACGGCGCTTGCCGTCGACAAGCGTGTTCGGCGCATGCTCGGTGCCCAGGGGGTCTAGCTGCAGTGCATTGCTTGGTTCCATTGCATGGCTCCAGATTGTTTTCGGCAACAAAAAAGGCGTCGTCCCGCAATGAACGAGTCATGCGGAAAGACACCTTTGTCTTATGTGGAGAAGGCCGCCGTT
Proteins encoded in this region:
- the cobA gene encoding uroporphyrinogen-III C-methyltransferase — encoded protein: MKAQGKVMLVGAGPGDPDLLTLKAVKAIGQADVLLVDDLVNPEVLMHAQDRARVIHVGKRGGCQSASQEFIERLMVLEAQAGHCVVRLKGGDPYLFGRGGEERAHLRRHGVTVEVVPGITSGMAAAASIGISATHRDHSQGVIFVTGHGKSEGAQPNWKALVAADMTLVVYMGVARCAQLQRSLLEAGMAGAMPVAVIQSATLPAQAQLLTSLARLPQALHDSGLGSPSIIVIGEVVRCADAFAEVCAGVCADLGQENLQRAVG
- a CDS encoding ABC transporter ATP-binding protein, which encodes MEQRDAKFIDIHQAEMVFSTSKGQFHALRDINLTVRKGEFVTLIGHSGCGKSTLLNLIAGLLLPSEGVLICAGREIGGPSPERAVVFQNHSLLPWLTCHENIYLGVERVFAATENKSALKERAKAALAMVGLTAAGQKRPHEISGGMKQRVGIARALAMEPKVLLMDEPFGALDALTRAHLQDELLKIVAKTGSTVVMVTHDVDEAVLLSDRIVMMTNGPAATIGDIVQVRLARPRERVALAQDPLYAEYRTSVLEFLYRKQAHPVAQAA
- the ntrB gene encoding nitrate ABC transporter permease; this encodes MPSWLMQIIAPLLGLAFLVLVWQIIAMNNSQFPTPLLTLQEALKLFADPFYRTSPNDQGIGWNILASLQRVGVGFGLAALVGIPLGFMIGRFRFLSSMFGPIISLLKPVSPLAWLPIGLLVFKSANPAAIWSIFICSIWPMIINTAVGVQRVPQDYMNVARVLNLSEWKIITKILFPSVLPYMLTGVRLAIGTAWLVIVAAEMLTGGVGIGFWVWDEWNNLNVPHIIIAIVVIGVVGLLLEQLLVALAKAFTYEQVAN
- a CDS encoding CmpA/NrtA family ABC transporter substrate-binding protein codes for the protein MEPSNALQLDPLGTEHAPNTLVDGKRRQLLQTATLAAGASMLGLSSTATGAWAAGSDKPEKTEIKIGFIPLTDCASVVMASLLGFDKKYGIKIVLSKEASWAGVRDKLANGELDAAHVLSGLIYGVQMGIGGQKKDMAILMGLNNNGQAITLSKKLADKGAVDGPSLAKLMASDKREYTFAQTFPTGTHAMWLYYWLAANGVNPLKDAKVITVPPPQMVANMRVGNMDGFCVGEPWGHRAIVDGVGITAITTQEIWKDHPEKVLGTTAEFAAKNPNTCRALIAAVLEAGKWIDASLANKNKMAEAIADKSYVNTSKDVIDQRIMGRYQNGLGKTWDDPNYMKFYNDGLVNFPYLSDGMWFMTQHRRWGLLKTDPDYLAVAKSVSQIALYKDAAAMTNTPVPKDALRTSKLMDGTVWDGKNPAAYAASFKIHA